A genomic window from Pseudomonas cavernicola includes:
- a CDS encoding DUF2970 domain-containing protein, translated as MDDSNNKPPTLWQMLQSVLAAAFGVQSGKNRARDFTRGKPSHFIILGVLFTTLFVLVILGVVKLVLHFAGL; from the coding sequence ATGGACGACTCGAATAACAAACCCCCAACGCTCTGGCAGATGCTACAGAGCGTGCTGGCAGCAGCTTTCGGCGTGCAGAGTGGGAAGAATCGCGCCCGCGACTTCACTCGCGGCAAACCCAGCCATTTCATTATTCTGGGTGTGCTCTTTACGACGCTGTTCGTACTGGTGATCCTCGGTGTGGTGAAGCTAGTGCTGCATTTCGCTGGGCTTTAA
- a CDS encoding fatty acid cis/trans isomerase translates to MPYRAIVGALLLLICGVARAEPISYSRDVQPIFTEKCVACHACYDSPCQLNLGSGEGVGRGATKLPVYDGGRTKAQATTRLFFDAHGTAAWQRKGFYSVLDGQGGQAALLARMLELGQKTPLEPNAKLPESIALGIARQNQCPLPGEFDAYAAKHPREGMPLAVTGLTTHEYQTLQRWLAAGASVDEQALLPSAAESAQIEQWEKLLNAPGAREDLVARWLYEHLFLAHLYFEGGEPGHFFQLVRSRTPSGQPIDLIATRRPNDDPGSQFYYRLWPIQGVIVHKTHITYPLGAKKLARVQELFYGGDWQVDASPGYGPQRRANPFETFAAIPAKARYQFMLDNAEYFVRTFIRGPVCRGQIATDVIRDNFWVMFQAPEHDLYITDGNYRAEVTPMLALPGQIDDLSGVLGLWHSYRDKRNEYEELRLDAYADAAPPSWSHIWAGNDNALLSIFRQFDSASVRKGLIGEIPQTLWWLDYPLLERTYYQLVVNFDVYGNVSHQAQTRLYFDLIRNGAEQNFLRLMPADSREAILSDWYQNSGKVKMWMDYQGIDDDSPTGLKLAGPNPKSTFAAALAERYASINARPDPINRCQAGACYRANIAKPLQDAEQALSRLTNKPAAGLKVITQLPEATLLRVELPDGKLEIYSLLRNRAHSNVAFMLGEELRYQPGLDTVTVYPGVLSSYPNFIFNLQVDEVPDFVFAMEQAKDAAAFEQLVQRWGVRRSHPEFWRYFHDLSGYIRDTEPEEAGVLDMNRYENL, encoded by the coding sequence ATGCCGTACCGCGCAATCGTCGGTGCTTTGCTCTTGCTCATCTGCGGCGTCGCGCGCGCGGAGCCCATTTCCTACAGTCGCGATGTTCAGCCGATCTTTACCGAGAAGTGCGTGGCCTGCCACGCCTGTTATGACTCGCCATGCCAACTGAATCTTGGTAGCGGCGAGGGGGTTGGGCGTGGGGCGACCAAGCTGCCAGTGTATGACGGTGGGCGAACCAAAGCGCAGGCCACCACGCGGCTGTTTTTCGATGCGCACGGTACTGCGGCTTGGCAACGCAAAGGCTTTTATTCGGTATTAGATGGGCAAGGCGGCCAAGCCGCGCTGTTGGCGCGGATGCTGGAACTCGGGCAGAAAACCCCACTTGAGCCCAACGCCAAGTTGCCGGAGAGCATTGCGCTGGGTATCGCCCGGCAAAACCAGTGTCCATTGCCAGGCGAGTTCGATGCATATGCCGCCAAACACCCGCGCGAAGGTATGCCGCTCGCGGTGACGGGCCTGACCACGCATGAATACCAGACGCTACAACGCTGGTTGGCTGCCGGTGCATCGGTTGATGAGCAGGCGTTGCTGCCGAGTGCGGCAGAGTCGGCTCAGATCGAGCAGTGGGAAAAACTGCTAAACGCGCCTGGCGCTCGTGAAGATCTGGTGGCGCGCTGGCTTTATGAGCATCTGTTTCTCGCCCACTTGTACTTCGAGGGCGGTGAGCCGGGGCACTTCTTTCAACTGGTGCGCTCGCGGACACCGAGCGGCCAGCCGATCGACCTGATTGCCACGCGCCGGCCGAATGACGATCCGGGTTCGCAGTTTTATTACCGTCTGTGGCCGATCCAAGGTGTGATCGTGCATAAAACGCACATCACTTACCCCCTGGGCGCGAAAAAGCTGGCACGGGTGCAAGAGCTGTTCTATGGCGGCGATTGGCAGGTGGATGCTTCGCCGGGCTACGGGCCGCAGCGCCGAGCCAATCCGTTCGAGACGTTCGCTGCGATTCCGGCCAAAGCGCGCTACCAGTTCATGCTGGATAACGCCGAATACTTTGTGCGCACCTTTATCCGTGGCCCGGTATGCCGTGGGCAGATTGCCACCGACGTGATTCGCGACAACTTCTGGGTGATGTTCCAGGCGCCTGAGCATGACCTCTATATCACTGATGGCAACTACCGCGCCGAGGTTACGCCGATGCTGGCGCTGCCGGGGCAGATCGACGACCTAAGTGGGGTGCTGGGGCTATGGCACTCCTATCGCGACAAGCGTAACGAATATGAAGAACTGCGCCTGGACGCCTATGCCGACGCGGCTCCACCCAGTTGGTCGCATATCTGGGCGGGTAACGATAATGCGCTGTTGTCGATCTTCCGCCAGTTCGATAGTGCCTCGGTGCGCAAGGGCTTGATCGGCGAGATCCCACAAACCTTATGGTGGCTGGACTACCCGCTACTGGAGCGGACTTACTATCAGTTGGTGGTCAACTTCGACGTTTATGGCAACGTTTCCCACCAGGCCCAGACACGGCTGTATTTCGACCTGATTCGCAATGGCGCTGAGCAGAACTTCCTGCGCCTGATGCCAGCCGACTCGCGCGAGGCGATCTTGAGCGATTGGTATCAGAACAGTGGCAAGGTGAAAATGTGGATGGATTATCAAGGCATCGATGACGATAGCCCCACGGGCCTTAAATTGGCTGGTCCGAATCCGAAAAGCACTTTTGCCGCAGCGCTGGCGGAGCGCTACGCAAGCATCAATGCGCGGCCAGACCCGATCAACCGCTGTCAGGCGGGTGCTTGTTATCGAGCCAATATTGCCAAGCCATTGCAGGATGCCGAACAGGCTCTCAGCCGGCTGACGAATAAGCCGGCAGCAGGGCTCAAGGTCATCACGCAGTTGCCGGAAGCGACTCTGCTGCGCGTCGAATTACCCGATGGCAAGCTTGAGATCTACAGCCTGCTGCGCAACCGGGCGCACAGCAACGTGGCTTTTATGCTCGGTGAGGAATTGCGCTATCAGCCAGGATTGGACACCGTAACTGTTTATCCGGGTGTGCTGAGTAGCTATCCCAACTTCATCTTCAACCTGCAAGTCGATGAAGTTCCGGACTTTGTCTTCGCGATGGAGCAAGCCAAGGATGCCGCGGCGTTCGAACAACTGGTGCAACGTTGGGGCGTGCGCCGCAGTCATCCGGAGTTCTGGCGGTACTTTCATGATCTGTCGGGCTACATTCGGGACACCGAGCCGGAGGAGGCCGGTGTGCTGGATATGAACCGCTATGAGAATCTTTAA
- a CDS encoding MFS transporter, whose protein sequence is MLLRNPSIRLLFAGQALYWSCSMIGITLTSLVGLQLAPLNVLATLPLALLVLGNLLAVQPLSLFMQRHGRRPGLMLGTGCGVLGGLVSALGVGLGDFAIFCLGALPIGAYQASAMYYRFAALEAVDEPQKGRATAYVIGGGVLAALIAPSLALWSRNALATPFVGAYLLIALLALLGLLLMTQLREGAAPKPGKAGLAAMRELLARPLVRAAIATTAIGHGLMIFVMNATPLAMSFCGLGLEASSRVIQWHMLGMFLPAFIAGPLVDKLGSRRIALLGSSILLISASVALAGLNQTHFLISSFLLGLGWNLMLIAGTTLLTEGHSSDERGHAQGLMELANGSVAACASFASGALISGIGWVAINLGVLPLIVIALLMLIPARRPLAA, encoded by the coding sequence CTGCTACTGCGTAACCCATCGATCCGCCTGCTATTTGCCGGCCAGGCGCTGTATTGGTCCTGCTCGATGATTGGTATCACCCTCACCTCGCTGGTAGGCCTGCAGTTGGCACCATTGAATGTGCTGGCGACCCTGCCGCTGGCTTTGCTGGTACTCGGCAATTTACTCGCCGTGCAACCGTTGTCGCTGTTTATGCAGCGCCACGGACGCCGCCCCGGGCTGATGCTCGGTACTGGCTGTGGCGTGCTCGGCGGGCTGGTCAGCGCGCTCGGTGTGGGGCTCGGCGACTTCGCCATTTTCTGCCTCGGCGCATTGCCGATTGGTGCCTATCAGGCTTCGGCGATGTATTACCGGTTTGCCGCACTGGAAGCCGTCGATGAACCGCAAAAAGGTCGCGCCACCGCGTATGTGATCGGCGGTGGGGTGTTGGCTGCGCTGATTGCGCCGAGCCTGGCGCTCTGGTCACGTAATGCCCTGGCAACGCCCTTCGTCGGCGCTTACCTGCTAATTGCACTGCTGGCTCTGCTCGGTCTGCTGCTGATGACACAACTGCGCGAAGGCGCCGCGCCAAAACCGGGCAAAGCCGGATTAGCGGCTATGCGCGAACTGTTAGCGCGACCGTTGGTGCGCGCGGCTATCGCCACGACTGCGATTGGCCACGGGCTGATGATCTTCGTCATGAATGCCACGCCGCTGGCGATGAGTTTCTGTGGGCTGGGCTTGGAGGCCAGTTCGCGGGTGATTCAATGGCATATGCTCGGCATGTTCCTGCCGGCATTCATTGCCGGGCCATTGGTGGACAAACTCGGCAGCCGACGCATTGCGCTGCTGGGCAGCAGCATTCTGCTTATCAGCGCCAGCGTAGCCCTCGCTGGGCTGAATCAGACGCACTTCCTGATCAGCTCCTTCCTGCTCGGGCTGGGCTGGAATTTGATGCTGATCGCCGGCACCACACTCTTGACTGAAGGCCACAGCAGCGATGAACGCGGCCATGCCCAGGGCTTGATGGAGCTCGCCAACGGTTCGGTGGCGGCCTGCGCCTCTTTCGCCTCCGGTGCGCTGATCAGCGGGATCGGCTGGGTTGCGATCAACCTCGGCGTCTTGCCGTTGATCGTGATTGCCCTGCTGATGCTGATTCCCGCACGCAGGCCACTCGCGGCGTAA
- the nfuA gene encoding Fe-S biogenesis protein NfuA — MSAITITEAAHDYLADLLSKQNTTGIGIRVFITQPGTQYAETCIAYCKPGEEKPEDTALALKSFTAYIDAFSEAFLEDAVVDYATDRMGGQLTIKAPNAKVPMVNADSPINERISYYLQTEINPGLASHGGEVSLIDVVEDGIAVLKFGGGCQGCGQVDLTLKEGIEKTLLERIPELKGVRDVTDHTNKENAYY, encoded by the coding sequence ATGAGCGCCATTACCATTACCGAAGCTGCCCACGACTACCTGGCTGATCTGCTGAGCAAGCAGAACACCACGGGCATCGGCATTCGCGTTTTTATTACCCAGCCGGGCACGCAGTACGCAGAAACCTGCATTGCTTATTGCAAGCCGGGTGAAGAGAAGCCTGAAGACACCGCCCTGGCGCTGAAAAGCTTCACGGCCTATATCGACGCCTTCAGCGAAGCGTTTCTGGAAGATGCGGTAGTCGACTACGCGACCGACCGTATGGGTGGCCAACTGACCATCAAAGCACCGAACGCCAAGGTGCCGATGGTCAATGCGGACAGCCCGATCAACGAGCGCATCAGCTACTACCTGCAGACCGAGATCAATCCCGGTCTGGCGAGCCATGGCGGCGAGGTCAGTCTGATCGATGTGGTCGAAGACGGCATCGCGGTGCTGAAGTTTGGTGGCGGCTGCCAGGGCTGCGGCCAGGTCGACCTGACGCTCAAAGAAGGTATCGAGAAAACCTTGCTGGAACGCATCCCCGAACTGAAAGGCGTGCGTGATGTGACGGATCACACCAACAAGGAAAACGCCTACTACTAA
- a CDS encoding DUF934 domain-containing protein, with amino-acid sequence MQRIIKNDQVIDETWHLLPKDASLEGLSNCDDLLVPLNLWREHSHALKARDGGLGVWLDSDEAVEEIADDLAHFQVVALNFPAFTDGRHFSSARLLRERYGYKGEVRAIGDVLRDQLFFMRRCGFDAFAVRPDRDPYDALEGLKDFSEFYQTAADQPLPLFRRRKV; translated from the coding sequence ATGCAGCGAATAATTAAAAACGACCAAGTCATCGACGAAACCTGGCACCTGCTGCCCAAGGACGCGTCGCTTGAGGGCCTGTCCAACTGCGACGACCTGCTCGTACCGCTGAACCTCTGGCGCGAGCACAGCCACGCACTCAAGGCCCGCGACGGCGGCCTGGGTGTATGGCTGGACAGTGATGAAGCAGTGGAAGAGATCGCTGACGACCTCGCCCACTTCCAAGTGGTCGCCCTGAACTTCCCGGCATTCACTGACGGTCGCCACTTCTCCAGTGCGCGCCTGCTACGTGAGCGCTACGGCTACAAAGGCGAAGTGCGCGCGATCGGCGACGTATTGCGCGACCAGCTGTTCTTTATGCGCCGCTGTGGGTTCGATGCCTTTGCCGTGCGCCCGGATCGCGACCCATACGACGCTCTGGAAGGCCTCAAGGACTTCTCCGAGTTCTACCAGACCGCTGCTGACCAGCCGCTACCGTTGTTCCGTCGCCGTAAGGTCTGA
- the metH gene encoding methionine synthase: MSDRSARLQALQQALKERILILDGGMGTMIQSYKLEEQDYRGSRFADWPSDVKGNNDLLILSRPDVIGAIEKAYLDAGADILETNTFNATQVSQADYGMESLVYELNVEGARLARQVADAKTLETPDRPRFVAGVLGPTSRTCSLSPDVNNPGYRNVSFDELVENYTEATRGLIEGGADMILIETIFDTLNAKAAIFAVQGVYEELGFELPIMISGTITDASGRTLSGQTTEAFWNSISHAKPISVGLNCALGAKELRPYLEELSDKADTHVSAHPNAGLPNAFGEYDESPTEMAVVVEEFAASGFLNIVGGCCGTTPAHIKAIAEAVGKYPPRVIPDIPKACRLSGLEPFTIDRQSLFVNVGERTNITGSAKFARLIREDNYTEALEVALQQVEAGAQVIDINMDEGMLDSKKAMVTFLNLIASEPDISRVPIMIDSSKWEVIEAGLKCIQGKGIVNSISMKEGVEQFIHHAKLCKRYGAAVVVMAFDEDGQADTEKRKIEICARSYDILVNRVGFPPQDIIFDPNIFAVATGIEEHNNYAVDFIHACAYIRDNLPYALTSGGVSNVSFSFRGNNPVREAIHSVFLYYAIKNGLSMGIVNAGQLEIYDQIPNELREKVEDVVLNRTPHGTDALLAIADQYKGDGSVKEAETEEWRTWDVNKRLEHALVKGITTNIVDDTEEARQQCARPIEVIEGPLMAGMNVVGDLFGAGKMFLPQVVKSARVMKQAVAHLIPFIELEKGDKPEAKGKILMATVKGDVHDIGKNIVGVVLGCNGYDIVDLGVMVPAEKILQTAIAEKCDIIGLSGLITPSLDEMVHVAREMQRQGFTLPLMIGGATTSKAHTAVKIEPKYQNDAVVYVTDASRAVGVATQLLSKELKAGFVEKTRLEYIEVRERTANRSARTERLSYAASIANKPTFDWATYQPTVPTFTGAKVLDDIDLNVLAEYIDWTPFFISWDLAGKYPRILTDEVVGEAATALFADAQDILKKLIDGKLIKARAVFGFWPANQVQNDDLEVYGEDGQPLAKLHHLRQQTIKPDGKPNFSLADFVAPKDSGVTDYVGGFITTAGIGAEEVAKAYQDKGDDYNSIMVKALADRLAEACAEWLHQQVRKNYWGYASDEQLDNEALIKEQYAGIRPAPGYPACPDHTEKGTLFELLDKDGQSGVFLTEHYAMFPAAAVSGWYFAHPQAQYFAVGKIDKDQVESYTARKGQELSVSERWLAPNLGYDN; encoded by the coding sequence ATGTCCGACCGCAGCGCTCGCCTCCAAGCTCTCCAGCAAGCCCTCAAAGAGCGCATCCTGATCCTCGACGGCGGCATGGGCACCATGATCCAGAGCTACAAGCTCGAGGAACAGGACTACCGCGGCAGCCGTTTTGCCGACTGGCCGAGCGATGTAAAGGGTAATAACGACCTGCTGATTCTCAGCCGTCCGGACGTGATCGGTGCGATCGAAAAGGCCTACCTGGATGCCGGCGCCGACATTCTCGAAACCAACACCTTCAACGCCACCCAAGTGTCCCAGGCCGACTACGGCATGGAGAGCCTGGTCTATGAACTGAACGTCGAAGGCGCACGCCTGGCCCGCCAGGTGGCAGATGCCAAGACCCTGGAAACCCCCGATCGGCCGCGCTTCGTTGCCGGCGTGCTCGGCCCAACGAGCCGCACCTGCTCGTTGTCACCGGATGTGAACAACCCCGGCTACCGCAACGTCAGCTTCGACGAGCTGGTGGAGAACTACACCGAAGCTACCCGCGGCCTGATCGAGGGCGGCGCGGACATGATCCTGATCGAAACCATCTTCGACACCCTGAATGCCAAGGCAGCGATCTTCGCCGTGCAAGGGGTGTATGAAGAACTCGGCTTCGAATTACCGATCATGATTTCCGGCACCATCACCGACGCCTCCGGCCGCACACTGTCGGGGCAGACAACCGAGGCGTTCTGGAACTCGATCAGCCACGCCAAGCCGATCTCGGTCGGTCTGAACTGCGCCCTCGGCGCCAAAGAACTGCGCCCGTACCTGGAAGAACTGTCGGACAAAGCCGACACCCACGTCTCCGCGCACCCCAACGCCGGCCTGCCGAACGCTTTCGGCGAGTATGACGAAAGCCCTACGGAAATGGCCGTGGTGGTCGAAGAGTTTGCCGCCTCGGGCTTCCTCAATATCGTCGGCGGCTGCTGTGGCACCACGCCAGCCCATATCAAGGCAATTGCCGAGGCGGTCGGCAAATATCCGCCGCGAGTGATTCCGGATATTCCGAAAGCCTGCCGCCTGTCCGGGCTTGAGCCGTTCACCATCGACCGCCAGTCGCTGTTCGTTAACGTCGGCGAGCGCACCAACATCACCGGCTCGGCCAAGTTCGCCCGGCTGATCCGCGAGGACAATTACACCGAAGCCCTGGAAGTGGCGCTGCAACAGGTGGAAGCCGGCGCCCAGGTGATCGACATCAACATGGACGAGGGCATGTTGGATTCGAAGAAGGCCATGGTGACCTTCCTCAATCTGATCGCCTCCGAGCCGGACATTTCCCGCGTGCCGATCATGATCGACTCATCCAAGTGGGAAGTGATCGAAGCCGGCCTGAAGTGCATCCAGGGCAAGGGCATCGTCAACTCGATCAGCATGAAAGAAGGCGTCGAGCAGTTCATTCATCACGCCAAGCTGTGCAAGCGCTACGGCGCCGCCGTGGTGGTGATGGCCTTCGACGAAGACGGCCAGGCCGACACCGAGAAGCGCAAGATCGAAATCTGCGCCCGCTCCTACGACATCCTGGTCAATCGGGTCGGTTTCCCGCCACAGGACATCATTTTCGACCCGAACATCTTCGCCGTCGCCACCGGCATCGAAGAGCACAACAACTATGCAGTCGACTTCATCCACGCCTGCGCCTACATCCGCGACAACCTGCCCTACGCCCTGACCTCCGGCGGCGTGTCCAACGTGTCGTTCTCCTTCCGCGGCAACAACCCGGTGCGCGAAGCTATCCACTCGGTGTTCTTGTACTACGCGATCAAGAACGGCCTGAGCATGGGCATCGTCAACGCCGGCCAGTTGGAGATCTACGACCAGATTCCGAACGAGTTGCGGGAAAAAGTCGAAGACGTGGTGCTCAACCGCACCCCGCACGGCACCGATGCGCTGCTGGCCATCGCCGACCAGTACAAGGGCGACGGCAGCGTCAAGGAGGCGGAAACCGAAGAGTGGCGCACCTGGGACGTGAACAAGCGCCTTGAGCATGCGCTGGTCAAAGGTATCACCACGAATATCGTCGACGACACCGAAGAGGCCCGCCAGCAGTGCGCACGCCCGATCGAAGTGATCGAAGGTCCGTTGATGGCCGGGATGAACGTGGTCGGCGACCTGTTCGGCGCCGGCAAGATGTTCCTGCCGCAGGTGGTCAAGTCCGCCCGTGTGATGAAACAGGCGGTCGCGCACCTGATCCCCTTCATCGAGCTGGAAAAAGGCGACAAACCGGAAGCCAAGGGCAAGATCCTCATGGCCACGGTCAAGGGCGACGTACATGACATCGGCAAGAACATCGTCGGCGTGGTGCTGGGCTGTAACGGTTACGACATCGTCGATCTGGGTGTGATGGTACCGGCGGAGAAGATCCTGCAAACCGCCATCGCCGAGAAGTGCGACATCATCGGCTTGTCCGGCTTGATCACGCCGTCGCTGGATGAAATGGTCCACGTCGCCCGTGAGATGCAGCGCCAGGGCTTCACTCTACCGCTGATGATCGGTGGCGCGACGACCTCGAAAGCCCACACCGCGGTGAAAATCGAGCCGAAGTATCAGAACGATGCCGTGGTGTACGTCACCGACGCCTCGCGCGCTGTCGGTGTCGCCACGCAATTGCTGTCCAAGGAACTGAAAGCCGGCTTCGTCGAGAAAACCCGCCTCGAGTACATCGAAGTGCGCGAACGCACCGCCAACCGCAGCGCCCGCACCGAGCGCCTGAGCTATGCGGCCTCGATCGCCAATAAGCCGACGTTCGACTGGGCGACTTATCAGCCGACAGTGCCGACCTTCACCGGTGCCAAGGTGCTGGACGATATCGACCTCAACGTCCTCGCCGAGTACATCGACTGGACGCCGTTCTTTATCTCCTGGGATCTGGCCGGCAAATACCCACGCATCCTCACCGATGAAGTGGTCGGCGAGGCGGCGACCGCACTGTTCGCCGACGCCCAGGACATCCTCAAGAAGCTGATCGACGGCAAACTGATCAAGGCCCGCGCCGTCTTCGGCTTCTGGCCGGCCAATCAGGTGCAGAATGACGACCTGGAAGTCTATGGCGAGGACGGCCAACCGCTGGCCAAGCTGCATCACCTGCGCCAACAGACGATCAAGCCGGATGGCAAACCGAACTTCTCCCTGGCCGACTTCGTGGCGCCGAAAGATAGCGGCGTAACCGACTACGTCGGCGGCTTCATCACCACTGCCGGGATTGGCGCCGAGGAAGTCGCCAAGGCCTACCAGGACAAAGGCGACGACTACAACTCGATCATGGTCAAAGCCTTGGCCGACCGACTTGCCGAAGCCTGTGCCGAATGGCTGCACCAGCAGGTGCGCAAGAACTACTGGGGTTACGCCAGCGATGAGCAACTGGATAACGAAGCACTGATCAAAGAACAGTACGCCGGTATCCGCCCCGCTCCTGGCTACCCGGCCTGCCCGGATCACACCGAGAAAGGCACGCTGTTCGAGCTGCTGGATAAAGACGGTCAGAGCGGCGTATTCCTCACCGAGCATTACGCCATGTTCCCAGCGGCGGCTGTCAGCGGCTGGTACTTCGCCCACCCACAGGCGCAGTACTTCGCCGTCGGCAAAATTGATAAGGATCAGGTTGAGAGCTATACCGCGCGCAAAGGTCAGGAGCTGAGCGTCAGCGAACGCTGGCTAGCGCCGAACCTCGGTTACGACAACTAA
- a CDS encoding nitrite/sulfite reductase, whose product MYVYDKYDQHIIESRVKQFRDQTRRYLAGELSGEEFRPLRLQNGLYIQRYAPMLRVAVPYGLLSSTQVRKMAQIARNFDKGYAHISTRQNVQFNWPELEDVPDILAELSTVQMHAIQTSGNCIRNTTTDQFAGVAKDELIDPRPWCEIIRQWSTFHPEFAYLPRKFKIAVNGAVSDRAAIEVHDIGLEAVHNAAGELGFRVSVGGGLGRTPVVGSFINEFLPWQHLLTYLDAILRVYNRYGRRDNKFKARIKILVKALGPEVFAAKVEAEWAFLKDGPSTLTEAEAERVGKHFVDPGYKALPDEDAALAQLDAEHPGFARWRARNVVAHKKPGYAAVTLSLKPTGVAPGDVTDKQLDAIADLADRFSFGEVRNSHEQNIILADVEQAKLFQLWGELRENGFATPNIGLLTDIICCPGGDFCSLANAKSIPIAEAIQRRFDDLDYLFDIGEIDLNISGCMNACGHHHVGHIGILGVDKKGEEFYQVSLGGSASRDASLGKILGPSFAQDVMPDVIEKLINVYVEKRTEDERFIDTFRRIGIDPFKERVYAANN is encoded by the coding sequence ATGTACGTATACGATAAATACGATCAACACATCATCGAGAGCCGCGTTAAGCAGTTCCGTGATCAGACCCGCCGTTATCTGGCTGGCGAGCTTTCAGGCGAAGAGTTCCGCCCGCTGCGCTTGCAGAACGGCCTCTACATCCAGCGCTACGCGCCGATGCTGCGCGTTGCCGTGCCCTATGGCCTACTCTCCTCGACTCAAGTTCGCAAGATGGCGCAAATCGCCCGCAACTTCGACAAAGGCTACGCGCACATCAGTACCCGGCAGAACGTCCAGTTCAACTGGCCAGAGCTGGAAGACGTACCCGATATCCTCGCCGAGCTGTCGACCGTGCAAATGCACGCGATCCAGACCAGCGGCAACTGCATCCGCAACACCACCACCGACCAGTTCGCCGGTGTCGCCAAGGACGAGCTGATCGACCCGCGCCCGTGGTGCGAAATCATCCGTCAGTGGTCGACCTTCCACCCCGAGTTCGCTTATCTGCCGCGCAAATTCAAGATCGCCGTGAATGGTGCAGTCAGCGACCGCGCGGCGATCGAAGTGCACGACATCGGCCTAGAAGCCGTACACAACGCTGCCGGCGAACTGGGCTTCCGGGTGTCCGTGGGTGGCGGCCTCGGCCGTACGCCTGTAGTCGGTTCCTTTATCAATGAGTTCCTGCCCTGGCAGCACCTACTGACTTATCTGGACGCCATCCTGCGGGTGTACAACCGCTATGGCCGTCGCGATAACAAATTCAAGGCGCGGATCAAGATTCTGGTCAAAGCACTCGGCCCAGAAGTCTTCGCCGCGAAGGTCGAGGCGGAATGGGCGTTCCTCAAGGACGGCCCCAGCACCTTGACCGAAGCTGAAGCCGAACGCGTGGGCAAACACTTCGTCGACCCCGGCTACAAAGCCCTGCCGGACGAAGACGCCGCCCTCGCCCAGCTCGATGCCGAGCACCCGGGTTTTGCCCGCTGGCGCGCGCGCAACGTGGTTGCCCACAAGAAACCGGGCTATGCCGCCGTCACCCTGTCGCTGAAACCTACCGGCGTCGCGCCGGGAGATGTCACCGACAAGCAACTGGATGCCATCGCCGACCTGGCCGACCGCTTCAGCTTCGGTGAAGTGCGCAACTCTCACGAGCAGAACATCATTCTCGCCGACGTCGAACAGGCCAAGCTGTTCCAGCTCTGGGGCGAACTGCGCGAGAACGGTTTCGCCACACCGAATATCGGCTTGCTGACCGACATCATCTGCTGCCCAGGTGGCGATTTCTGCTCGTTGGCCAACGCCAAGTCGATTCCGATCGCCGAAGCCATCCAGCGTCGCTTCGATGATCTGGACTACCTGTTCGACATCGGTGAAATCGACCTGAACATCTCCGGCTGCATGAATGCCTGCGGCCACCACCACGTGGGCCATATCGGCATCCTTGGCGTGGACAAGAAAGGCGAAGAGTTCTACCAGGTGTCCCTCGGCGGCAGCGCCAGCCGTGACGCCAGCCTCGGCAAAATCCTTGGTCCCTCCTTCGCTCAGGACGTAATGCCGGATGTGATCGAGAAACTGATCAATGTCTATGTTGAGAAGCGCACCGAAGACGAGCGCTTTATCGACACTTTCCGCCGTATCGGCATCGACCCCTTCAAGGAACGTGTTTATGCAGCGAATAATTAA